Genomic DNA from Nyctibius grandis isolate bNycGra1 chromosome Z, bNycGra1.pri, whole genome shotgun sequence:
TAATGGAAACCAAGGACATGGCTCTTACACCATTAAGATTTTTCCAATATAGTAAAGAACTGATCCTGTTCAGCACCACACCATTTTgcaagagcagaggaagggagaatTCAAATGGAACTTTTCATCTCATGCCGCAGTTCAATTTGGAATAAAACCACTGGGACTTGTAATTGAGCAGATGAATTTATAATTTCATTGTTTCAATTATTGTTAATTTTTATGCTGCACAGAGGTTCTGAAGTTTACGTAAAATTATCAATACGGAAGAGACTATTAAGCATTTCTAGTAAATTTTCCCACcatcttttcaaaagaaagcaaggaaagcaTTAGGTGGATGATACTGTGTCTCAAAGATAGTATCATGTGTCcaaaaatggaatatttcaCCAGATGGCAATAAAACtacacttctgtttttcctgcaaCACCCTCACTTTCCAGGAAAAGCTACCACATATAGGGATACTTGTGTCTCCTCTCCACTACAATGAGCCAGTATCAATAGGCATAACTAATTATGACCTACtgatattaaaagaaagaaggtgTATTGTGTTTGCAAAGAGCAAAATGTGATAGCACAGCtagtaaaaaaaagcaaagaattggAGGATCATAAGAATTTTACAACCTCGGTCACAGAAGAtgggaaataaaagacaaatacaCGCAAAGTCCATGACCAGAAGCTCAGAAAGGACCCCACTGCGTCTATGTCAGCATGTGAAAACCCTGATATGTGAGCATAACATAGTCTAATATTTAAACTTCTGTCAGGATTCAAATTCAGCACAGCATCTAAATATGAACTATCTACCCAAGGGCAAAAAGGTTTCTGGGATTTCAGTTTTGGTTTGCAATTCGCTTTTTAGAAGCAAAATAACATTGGCAACTTCTATAATTAGATTCAGtgtaattatgaaaaaaaatattttgtgtatgtgtttggAAAAACATATAGCCAAAGAATTGTGTTAATTTTAGAAGTTCCCATCAAAGGTCAGTATGTAGGAGAGCTGTAGTAGTCTGTGATAGTATGATTCCACTGTAGAATTTACTTTATAATCATATATATTTCTGTTATGGAGAGTTACTGAAAAACACTGGTTTGCTATTGGATATCTCACCATCTTTTCAGTTCTCTCCTAAACTTTTATTGAAGGCAATGTCTTACTTGTGAGAGCTCAACCTGCTGCGATAGAAATGATGTCGATATTGTGATCCATATCACTTCGCATTAGATGCTaacactggtttgttttttttttttttaaacaagtaggGTGTAAACTTGGTCTAGATTATTTCACCCACCTTCAAAATACACGTCTTGCTtagtgaaagcagaaaaacagcttcCATATTCGTGCAACAGGCTTTACTACTATGTCAGTGCTTATGGTCTGGGATCATTTTTGGAACATCTTTCCCTTCTCTAGTCTGCTTTTAGGGAGGCTTGCTTTATAAAGCACTCAGCATCATCTCATGAAAGACATTATGTCAATGAATACAGTCACtataaagacaagaaaatactCTATTTATCACTTtacttggaaaatatttcctttctgaacataaaaatagtaaaaaaactactttatatgtaaaaaaacccaataaattAAATGAGTAGCTTCAAAGATCCGTTAGAAAGAACCTCTGATTTTTCATGTAAACATATCTTACTTCATAGCAGGAgacaagggaaaacaaaatcatgCCACCTACTGAAGGACAGATTGAAGTGATAAATGCAATAGGTTCAAAGCTCCAGTGACTGGTATCCCAGGAAGTTACCTTGAAAAGACTGCACTGACTATTAGTTTAGGTTGCGCCATCACTAGAATAAAGTCTTTTGGACATAATGATGTAACAGCTGAACACTACTGCAGATGGAACTGAGCACAGGAGCAGCTATGTATGTCACTGATGCTAAATGAAGATCATGCCTATACAGGCAAAAccagagacacagaaaatactAGATAGTCTCTGTTTACTTCCCATCACTTCCTTTCAGGAAAATGGCTCCAAAAAGCTTCAGTATATTGTCAACCCTGCCAATCGTATGGGTTAATTCTGGTCTGTAGTAATTCGTGCAACGGCTGTTAAATCAACAACAGCTATAGTGTGGGTTCCCAGTAGCTGTCATTTTTACAATTCTACCAGTTTCATTTCCTTCATTAGCTGCAGAGATCCTCAaggtaaaagaagaaagagtgaTGGAGGGGATGGTGGTTAGTAGCAAttcgagaaaaaaaaaagggaaaaaagattcTGATTTTTCAGGCAGAAATTATCTCAAATATTATGCATTTGTCAGGAGTACAAAGTAGCCATGATCTAATTGGGAACTTGGAGTGtatcaaaataaattacaaagtTATGAAGACAGAGAcagcatatgaaaaaaaaatggctctCCTCTGTGGAAAAAGGTGACTCTTGCCATTAGAAACACATTCCTGATTAGTTAAGGACTTAAGAAAGTCAAGATCCTTTgtgtgattttgttttcagaagtttatACTGATAGAGAAATTAAATCCAATAATTTTACCCCAGCTTAACAAATAATTATACTGTGGTCCAAGACTACTATCTAAAAAACCTTCTTCCCTATCTGTATGACTCATAGCAATTTACAAAATTAAGATCAACTGTTTCATAGTCTGACTTTCCTTTCATTATACAGACGAATATCTTTACTGATTTGagtcaaaaatattaaaataatagtaattcTCCTTCTTATTTCCCTTGAATTTTACTTTTGAATACACTGAGTTCCACAGGAACGTTTTTGTTCATCTTCCACTCCCTGGATTAAAAACTCCCAACAACTCACGAATATGAGATCAATTCTGAACTGACTATCCTCTCAGAAAAATTTACATAGACAACCTAAGAGCTAACTTTTAAAGCCACAGTCAGTAAGGAGTAAATTCTTACTATAAAAAATTCAATGTTAGAACGAGCTTACCTCAAATACAGCTTCATCTCTGTAAGAAGGAAAATTTTCCAGTACTAGACGTAGTAGTTTCTGAGCACTTTTCTCACTCATTTTAACACAGGTCAGGAAAGAGCCTCCAAACTTCTCTAACAGAACTGTTCCGCTTTCATTCAGCACTCGATGTCTTTCTTCAATCAAAGGTATAGGCACTTCTGTATCAGAGCGAAATACATGTCTAACTTGGTCAAGCGTCATGGTGGCAAAATACGATGCACTGGTAATAGGTATTCCTTCAGAAAAGTAAAACCAAGATGTTTAGGCTATCATAACATATCTGAAGACCTAATGCACTGGCCTACTACAGATGAGAGCATTTATATGGTAAGATCTAAAGAGTCTATCAACTCTCAAAATCAACTGAGTGTTCAGCGATAATCGCACTCGCAAAGCTGCTTAAAACTAAACGCGTTTGCACACAGTGCTTCCTTCTACAGACAACAATTTCCAGCGTGCAACCATGGAACCTTTCTAACTTTTTGTATGTAATTTTCTCTAACCACTTAGTCTTCGTCGTTGAAGATGTGGTGTTTACATAGCACACTGGCAAATATAGTTCGTATATAGTTAGTATAGTCAGCACAGGCCTGCTTTCCCTTAGCTCCTCATCATGGTGTGCAtttacagaaagtattttaatgcAAACCTTCCCTGAACTTACAAATAAATATGTAGGAAATGAATTAAAACTTCCATCTATACCTACAAATAGTTCTTTTTCTAATGACAGCAACACGAATGAGCActaaaatactggttttggaGGCATACAAGTACTAGATTAGCCCAGAGGATTCTCAGTTTAAGCCTTGTTTTCTCATTGTCACGGAAATAAGCAATTTATCATAAGAACACACGTGAAATAACAGAAGTCACGAACAGCTGACTACAGACATTCCTTTAAgtctttttaatggaaaagagaTAACCCAATTAGAGCCACAAGTTACGTATTTCCAATACAAGGTATTAATGAAGCGCTTCCAGTTATCCCCCCCCCAAGCTCCACGGGACGGCCTGCACACACAGATCTATCAAGGCAGCAAGCAATAGCTTGCAGAAACGGCTCCCGTTCCTAAGGTAGCACCTTGATTTTATACTCAAGGCTCAGCTACTAACGCCCCCCCGCTCCGGCTGCTCCCCCGTGGGAGGCCTGGCCCGGCTGCTGGCGGGAGGCCCGCTCCCTGGGCGCTCACTAACCGTCGTCAAGGGCCCTGTTGACGGCGGCGCAGAGGGACCAGTAGCCGCTGTAGGTTCTACCCTTGTACTTCACCAGGTACTTCTGCTCCTCCCGCTCGGACCAGAAGGAGAAGTTGAGGGTGTCCACCAGGAACACCCAGCCCACCGCCTCCTCGCCGGCGGCCCGGGGGTTCAGCTCGTGCAGGCGCTTCCACCCCGCCAGCCCGAACTCCGCCGCCGAGGCTTTGTCAAACAAACTCTCCGCCACGCGCCGCGCCCCCTCCTCGTCCACGAAGACATCCTTGCTGTTGCTGGCTATAAACCTGGCTGACTCCAGGGGGGACACGAACACCTCCATGCTCGGCCGCCTCTCTGAGGGCAGGAAACACGCAAGCTGTCGAGGCCAGCCCCTCCATcgtgcccccgccccggcccggagCCAGCTAGCCCGCGGAGCACCGACGGCAAACGGCGCGGCAGCAGGCCTCCCTACCACCCGTAGCCCAGCGCGCCTCACGCCGCCATGCTCCGGCGCAGTCCCGGCTCCCGCAGCCGCCCCTCGCTCCGCAGCAGCATCAGCCGTCAAGGCCGCCGCAATCCCCGCTGCCtctcccgccccgccccgcctgcCCCGCGCGCCTGCGCACTGGGGCGGCACCTGGGCCGCGCGCGGCCTCACACAAAGCACGGCCCGGGGGACGCGGCCCGCAGCCCCTCGCCCGCCTCCTTCCGGGCGCAGGGACCGGCGCCCCGCTCAAGGCCGGGGTCTAGCACCCAGCCGCTCCCGCGCGGGGAGGTGGCCTGCGAAGAGGAGCCCTGCCCGGCACACAGCGGTACAGACCGCGCGGCGGAGCTGGGTCTCAGCTGCGTGTGCGGTAAGGCCGGGCGCGCTACCGGCACGCCCGCACCGCCGGGGTCGGGCGGCTTTCGGGGGCAGCAGGGGAGGCGAGGCTGGGCGGGCAGAGCGGAGACCCGCGGGAGGACGCGCACTGACCCCGGCGCCGCAGGAGCTCTTGGGCCGGCGGGAAGCCCTGTGACGCATCCAAAAGCATGTGCGGTTACGCTCAAGAAAACGCCAAACAACCCTGCCGAGCCGGAGCAGTGCGCACGCTCCGCTTCCTAGTAAGGAACTTTTCCAAAAGATCCGCAtcattgagaagaaaaaaacaacaaataacgCGCACGTTGATTACTTGTGGAGCTTCCCTcccgattaaaaaaaaaaatgcagtcaacCCACCACCCCCCCCTTCTGCACACACCCAAGTTGGGGGTGCACAGAAAAACGCGGCACCCATGTTTCAGTTGACTTGCATTTTAACCAAAACCTTCGCCTTGATTGCAGATTTCTCCAACTTGGGTTCAGCCTTTCCCGCCAAGCGCCAGCGTTACAGGCGCATTTTACTGCTGAACCAGCTGCCGCTCTCCTTCCCACAGACAAAAACCAAGTGGCAGCGTTGTCTCTTTAAAGGACTGATTGTAGTTCTTCCAAGGAGGTCAGCCTTAGCTCCTTGCCTTTCCCATTAAATTTTAAGAGTAGCTGCTTACTAGGACAGGAATTACTCCACACCATTAAAAAAGCAATGTGAAATGTTCTacaaccaaggaaaaaaaaaaccaaaacacagtaAAAGAATCCACACTTAGTCCAGACCCATCATATCCGTATGCACAATAcacttttgcattttcaaatttgtttttattcaggAAGTGAAATTAAAACTTGTAAACTATAAATACAAATGCCAGGGTATTACATGAGATATCCAGaggctttatatttttatatttctcacAAAGAATTCCTATGGAATTCAACATACAACAGGGAAACCAAACAAGGTTTAAGTTTTGCGTACAATGAAAAACAAGTTACAGAGTTAGATACTGTCAATTTGCCAATTTGTAAGAATTTCTACCTCATAGAAATGAAAGCTCAGAAAACAACTATTTAGTAATGGTACAGCAACTGTTATTTCTAACAGTGTTATCTGCATTAAGCAAGCTGTCTATAACCAGGTGTACTTCACCACTGTTCACTCAGTGACAtcacaaagttttaaaatattttatttatatactgCCACcaatatatatatgtactgCAAAGAGGGCCAAACACTTGCAAAAATCTCAAGTTTTACACAACATTTGCaggaatattttt
This window encodes:
- the QNG1 gene encoding queuosine 5'-phosphate N-glycosylase/hydrolase isoform X1, with amino-acid sequence MEVFVSPLESARFIASNSKDVFVDEEGARRVAESLFDKASAAEFGLAGWKRLHELNPRAAGEEAVGWVFLVDTLNFSFWSEREEQKYLVKYKGRTYSGYWSLCAAVNRALDDGIPITSASYFATMTLDQVRHVFRSDTEVPIPLIEERHRVLNESGTVLLEKFGGSFLTCVKMSEKSAQKLLRLVLENFPSYRDEAVFEKKKVSFYKRAQILVADTWSVLEGKGDGSFYDISSLTIFADYRIPQVLVHLKAMKYSEGLMKKLREGTTFQSGDKEEVEIRGCSIWCCALICKHLLELYEKTGQDMREKINAVLLDYYLWDYARDHREEMKDTPFHRVRCIYY
- the QNG1 gene encoding queuosine 5'-phosphate N-glycosylase/hydrolase isoform X2 produces the protein MEVFVSPLESARFIASNSKDVFVDEEGARRVAESLFDKASAAEFGLAGWKRLHELNPRAAGEEAVGWVFLVDTLNFSFWSEREEQKYLVKYKGRTYSGYWSLCAAVNRALDDEVPIPLIEERHRVLNESGTVLLEKFGGSFLTCVKMSEKSAQKLLRLVLENFPSYRDEAVFEKKKVSFYKRAQILVADTWSVLEGKGDGSFYDISSLTIFADYRIPQVLVHLKAMKYSEGLMKKLREGTTFQSGDKEEVEIRGCSIWCCALICKHLLELYEKTGQDMREKINAVLLDYYLWDYARDHREEMKDTPFHRVRCIYY